One window of the Hippoglossus hippoglossus isolate fHipHip1 chromosome 9, fHipHip1.pri, whole genome shotgun sequence genome contains the following:
- the smyd1b gene encoding histone-lysine N-methyltransferase SMYD1b isoform X1 yields MENVAIFNSPGKGRGLKATKEFWAGDVIFSEPSLSAVVFDSLAERICHSCFRRQEKLQKCGQCKFAHYCDRTCQRAGWAEHKQECGAIKSFHKAPNENIRLVARILWRMDKEGSIVSDMQLTTLDELEDHICDMQEEEMQEFKVDIHNFLDYWPRNSKQHTIDDISHIFGVINCNGFTVSDQRGLQAVGVGLFPNLCLVNHNCWPNCTVILNHGNQSAVNTIFHSQRRIELRSLGKIAEGEELMVSYVDYLNLSEERRRLLKTQYFFDCTCEHCKDHIKDDLKLGGREVDGVKPPEEQVKEATDYCFSLLEKMDNARLNGDYHEVVKICRDCIEKTEPVLADTHIYLLRMWSTLSEVQAYLQYFEEAADYTRKMVEGYMKIYNPNNAALGMAAMRAGVNHWQAGQIEVGHSMVCKAYAILMVTHGATHPITKDLEAMRMQTEMELRMFKQNEYVYHSMREAALKNKPMTMMNEPKSMEEGIKNLFHRRK; encoded by the exons ATGGAGAACGTGGCAATATTCAACTCACCTGGAAAAGGGAGGGGTCTGAAGGCGACCAAGGAGTTTTGGGCTGGAGATGTGATTTTTTCAGAGCCCAGTCTTTCGGCCGTTGTGTTCGACAG TCTTGCCGAGCGCATTTGCCACAGCTGTTTCCGCAGGcaagagaagctgcagaaatgCGGCCAGTGCAAGTTTGCACATTATTGTGACCGTACCTGCCAGCGAGCCGGCTGGGCCGAGCACAAGCAAGAGTGCGGTGCCATCAAATCCTTTCACAAAGCACCAAATGAGAACATCCG TTTGGTTGCCCGCATCTTGTGGCGAATGGACAAGGAAGGGAGCATCGTATCTGACATGCAGCTGACGACACTGGACGAGCTGGAGGATCACATATGCGACATgcaagaggaggagatgcaggAGTTCAAAGTGGACATCCACAACTTCCTCGACTACTGGCCCCGGAACAGCAAACAGCACACAATCGACGACATCTCCCATATCTTTGGAGTG ATCAACTGCAATGGCTTTACAGTCAGTGACCAGAGGGGTCTTCAGGCAGTGGGAGTCGGGCTTTTCCCAAATTTGTGCCTTGTGAATCACAACTGCTGGCCCAACTGCACTGTAATCCTCAATCACGGCAA tcAATCGGCTGTGAATACTATCTTTCATTCTCAACGGAG GATTGAGCTGCGTTCTTTAGGTAAGATCGCAGAGGGCGAGGAGCTGATGGTCTCATACGTGGACTACTTGAATTTGTCAGAGGAGAGACGAAGGCTGCTGAAAACCCAATATTTCTTTGACTGCACATGTGAGCACTGCAAGGATCACATCAAGGATGATTTGAAGTTGGGGGGAAGGGAAGTGGACGGAGTCAAG CCTCCAGAGGAGCAGGTGAAAGAGGCAACAGACTACTGCTTTTCACTGCTGGAGAAGATGGACAATGCTCGATTAAACGGTGACTACCACGAG GTGGTTAAAATCTGCAGAGATTGCATCGAGAAAACGGAACCAGTTCTGGCCGACACTCACATCTACTTGTTGAGGATGTGGAGCACGCTAAGTGAGGTGCAAGCTTACCTGCAGTACTTTGAGGAAGCAGCAGATTACACCCGTAAAATGGTGGAAGGATACAT GAAGATCTACAACCCAAACAATGCTGCTCTCGGTATGGCTGCCATGAGAGCCGGAGTGAACCACTGGCAGGCTGGCCAGATAGAGGTTGGACATAGTATGGTCTGTAAGGCCTATGCCATTCTCATGGTCACCCACGGCGCTACACATCCCATCACCAAGGATCTGGAG GCGATGCGAATGCAGACAGAGATGGAGCTGAGGATGTTCAAGCAGAACGAATATGTTTACCACAGTATGAGAGAAGCAGCACTGAAGAACAAACCAATGACCATGATGAATGAACCCAAGTCTATGGAGGAGGGAATCAAGAATCTCTTCCATCGGAGGAAGTAA
- the smyd1b gene encoding histone-lysine N-methyltransferase SMYD1b isoform X2: MENVAIFNSPGKGRGLKATKEFWAGDVIFSEPSLSAVVFDSLAERICHSCFRRQEKLQKCGQCKFAHYCDRTCQRAGWAEHKQECGAIKSFHKAPNENIRLVARILWRMDKEGSIVSDMQLTTLDELEDHICDMQEEEMQEFKVDIHNFLDYWPRNSKQHTIDDISHIFGVINCNGFTVSDQRGLQAVGVGLFPNLCLVNHNCWPNCTVILNHGKIELRSLGKIAEGEELMVSYVDYLNLSEERRRLLKTQYFFDCTCEHCKDHIKDDLKLGGREVDGVKPPEEQVKEATDYCFSLLEKMDNARLNGDYHEVVKICRDCIEKTEPVLADTHIYLLRMWSTLSEVQAYLQYFEEAADYTRKMVEGYMKIYNPNNAALGMAAMRAGVNHWQAGQIEVGHSMVCKAYAILMVTHGATHPITKDLEAMRMQTEMELRMFKQNEYVYHSMREAALKNKPMTMMNEPKSMEEGIKNLFHRRK, encoded by the exons ATGGAGAACGTGGCAATATTCAACTCACCTGGAAAAGGGAGGGGTCTGAAGGCGACCAAGGAGTTTTGGGCTGGAGATGTGATTTTTTCAGAGCCCAGTCTTTCGGCCGTTGTGTTCGACAG TCTTGCCGAGCGCATTTGCCACAGCTGTTTCCGCAGGcaagagaagctgcagaaatgCGGCCAGTGCAAGTTTGCACATTATTGTGACCGTACCTGCCAGCGAGCCGGCTGGGCCGAGCACAAGCAAGAGTGCGGTGCCATCAAATCCTTTCACAAAGCACCAAATGAGAACATCCG TTTGGTTGCCCGCATCTTGTGGCGAATGGACAAGGAAGGGAGCATCGTATCTGACATGCAGCTGACGACACTGGACGAGCTGGAGGATCACATATGCGACATgcaagaggaggagatgcaggAGTTCAAAGTGGACATCCACAACTTCCTCGACTACTGGCCCCGGAACAGCAAACAGCACACAATCGACGACATCTCCCATATCTTTGGAGTG ATCAACTGCAATGGCTTTACAGTCAGTGACCAGAGGGGTCTTCAGGCAGTGGGAGTCGGGCTTTTCCCAAATTTGTGCCTTGTGAATCACAACTGCTGGCCCAACTGCACTGTAATCCTCAATCACGGCAA GATTGAGCTGCGTTCTTTAGGTAAGATCGCAGAGGGCGAGGAGCTGATGGTCTCATACGTGGACTACTTGAATTTGTCAGAGGAGAGACGAAGGCTGCTGAAAACCCAATATTTCTTTGACTGCACATGTGAGCACTGCAAGGATCACATCAAGGATGATTTGAAGTTGGGGGGAAGGGAAGTGGACGGAGTCAAG CCTCCAGAGGAGCAGGTGAAAGAGGCAACAGACTACTGCTTTTCACTGCTGGAGAAGATGGACAATGCTCGATTAAACGGTGACTACCACGAG GTGGTTAAAATCTGCAGAGATTGCATCGAGAAAACGGAACCAGTTCTGGCCGACACTCACATCTACTTGTTGAGGATGTGGAGCACGCTAAGTGAGGTGCAAGCTTACCTGCAGTACTTTGAGGAAGCAGCAGATTACACCCGTAAAATGGTGGAAGGATACAT GAAGATCTACAACCCAAACAATGCTGCTCTCGGTATGGCTGCCATGAGAGCCGGAGTGAACCACTGGCAGGCTGGCCAGATAGAGGTTGGACATAGTATGGTCTGTAAGGCCTATGCCATTCTCATGGTCACCCACGGCGCTACACATCCCATCACCAAGGATCTGGAG GCGATGCGAATGCAGACAGAGATGGAGCTGAGGATGTTCAAGCAGAACGAATATGTTTACCACAGTATGAGAGAAGCAGCACTGAAGAACAAACCAATGACCATGATGAATGAACCCAAGTCTATGGAGGAGGGAATCAAGAATCTCTTCCATCGGAGGAAGTAA
- the LOC117768531 gene encoding fatty acid-binding protein, liver-type-like, with amino-acid sequence MPFSGKYQLDSQENFEAFMKAIGLPDDLIQKGKDIKSISEIEETGDNFKVTVTTGSKVLVNTFTIGKEAELESVTGEKIKAVVQRDGSNKLKVSLKGIESVTELVDANTIVNTMTLGSIVYKRTSKRM; translated from the exons ATGCCTTTCTCTGGAAAGTACCAGCTGGACTCTCAGGAGAACTTTGAGGCTTTCATGAAGGCAATTG GTCTGCCTGACGACCTCATCCAGAAAGGCAAAGATATCAAGAGCATCTCTGAGATCGAGGAGACTGGCGACAACTTCAAGGTGACGGTCACGACTGGGTCAAAGGTCCTCGTCAACACCTTCACCATCGGAAAGGAGGCTGAGCTGGAGTCGGTCACTGGGGAGAAGATCAAG GCGGTGGTTCAGCGTGACGGCAGCAACAAGTTGAAGGTCAGCCTCAAGGGAATCGAGTCGGTCACAGAACTGGTGGATGCAAACACAATTGTCAAT ACAATGACACTCGGCAGCATTGTGTACAAGAGGACGAGCAAACGCATGTAA